From Syngnathoides biaculeatus isolate LvHL_M chromosome 12, ASM1980259v1, whole genome shotgun sequence:
GGCTGTGGGACAGAGAACCTTGGGTCCGGTGCTCCAGCAACGTGAGCTCGTCGTAACTCATCCCCCAGCGGCTTGCAAAGTTCTTCCAGTTTTTTACTATGCAGTGGTTCGGGTCCAGTTTGAGTCGTAGTAAGTCCAGAAGATCTTTGTCATTCAGGAGATCGCTAATCTTGGGTGGAGGTGCAGGATGGCAGAACTTTTCACAAGAGCTGTTCAAATGTAGTTGGAGTTCTTTAGGGTGGTCTTCTTGGCAGGATTAGAAAATACAGAATGATCAAAGAAGGATGAATAATTTCACTCATTCATATTCATTTAGctccatttgtttattttgatataCCTGCTGAAGGAGATGCCGGGCAGCTACATCCTTCAGTATCTTTAACTGGCTGTAACAGAAACACACAGTAGATATAACTTCAAAGATATTAATTGTTCTGCTCTTGAGACTATTTTATCGTCGTTTGCCACTCTCGTACCATTTGAAGGTAAAAGATAGCCATTCAACAAATCTAAACATTTAGCCTGGTAATGAATAATACTGGCCTT
This genomic window contains:
- the edaradd gene encoding ectodysplasin-A receptor-associated adapter protein isoform X3; the protein is MSTLKTLKEPFDAVTFHLSSMPSGYLSPSYRIRQPVKDTEGCSCPASPSAEDHPKELQLHLNSSCEKFCHPAPPPKISDLLNDKDLLDLLRLKLDPNHCIVKNWKNFASRWGMSYDELTLLEHRTQGSLSHSPTQEFLLRYNQKPVAELTELCRFYKRIDVLRLLQAWIENDWPSRWQQRK
- the edaradd gene encoding ectodysplasin-A receptor-associated adapter protein isoform X4 gives rise to the protein MSTLKTLKEPFDAVTFHLSSMPSGYLSPSYRIRQPVKDTEGCSCPASPSADHPKELQLHLNSSCEKFCHPAPPPKISDLLNDKDLLDLLRLKLDPNHCIVKNWKNFASRWGMSYDELTLLEHRTQGSLSHSPTQEFLLRYNQKPVAELTELCRFYKRIDVLRLLQAWIENDWPSRWQQRK